The following are encoded in a window of Arthrobacter sp. NicSoilB4 genomic DNA:
- the uvrB gene encoding excinuclease ABC subunit UvrB, giving the protein MSLAQQINRVVAPFEVISEFKPAGDQPAAIAELTERINNGEKDVVLLGATGTGKSATTAWLIEQVQRPTLVMVQNKTLAAQLANEFRELLPNNAVEYFVSYYDYYQPEAYVAQTDTFIEKDSSVNEEVERLRHSATNALLTRRDVIVVATVSCIYGLGTPEEYIAGMVTLRKGAEMNRDDLLRKFVSMQYARNDMDFHRGTFRVRGDTVEIIPMYEELAIRVEFFGDEIENIYTLHPLTGEVIRDETEMYVFPASHYVAGPERMGRAIKRIEDELAERLQVLESQNKLVEAQRLRMRTTYDLEMMQQMGFCNGIENYSSHIDGRARGTAPHCLIDYFPDDFLLVIDESHVTVPQIGAMYEGDMSRKRNLVDHGFRLPSAMDNRPLKWDEFQDRVGQTVYLSATPGKYELGKADGFVQQIIRPTGLIDPEVIVKPTKGQIDDLLGEIRTRTAKNERVLVTTLTKRMAEDLTDYLLGHGVKVEYLHSDVDTLRRVELLRELRMGVFDVLVGINLLREGLDLPEVSLVSILDADKEGFLRSSTSLIQTIGRAARNVSGEVHMYADKITDSMAHAIDETNRRRAIQVAYNTEKGIDPQPLRKKIADITDQINKEDADTRELLASAGKARGKGKGAAKVRADGLAAAPAEDLVGLIEQLTEQMHAAAGELQFELAARLRDEVGELKKELRQMQSAGHA; this is encoded by the coding sequence ATGAGTCTTGCGCAGCAGATCAACCGTGTCGTGGCGCCCTTTGAGGTCATCAGCGAGTTCAAGCCGGCGGGTGACCAGCCGGCCGCGATCGCCGAACTGACAGAACGCATCAACAACGGCGAGAAAGACGTCGTGCTGCTCGGTGCCACCGGTACCGGCAAGAGCGCGACGACGGCGTGGCTGATCGAGCAGGTGCAGCGGCCCACGCTGGTGATGGTGCAGAACAAGACCCTCGCGGCGCAGCTCGCCAACGAATTCCGCGAACTGCTCCCGAACAACGCCGTTGAGTACTTCGTCTCCTATTACGACTACTACCAGCCTGAGGCCTACGTGGCGCAGACGGACACCTTCATCGAGAAGGACTCCTCCGTCAACGAGGAAGTCGAGCGGCTCCGCCACTCGGCCACGAACGCGCTGCTGACCCGACGCGACGTGATCGTTGTGGCCACGGTGTCCTGCATCTACGGCCTCGGCACCCCGGAGGAGTACATCGCCGGCATGGTGACGCTCCGCAAGGGCGCGGAGATGAACCGGGACGACCTGCTCCGGAAGTTCGTCTCGATGCAGTACGCCCGCAACGACATGGACTTCCATCGCGGCACGTTCCGGGTCCGCGGTGACACGGTCGAAATCATCCCGATGTACGAGGAGCTGGCGATCCGGGTCGAGTTCTTCGGCGACGAGATCGAGAACATCTACACGCTGCACCCACTGACCGGCGAGGTGATCCGGGACGAGACCGAGATGTACGTCTTCCCGGCTTCCCACTACGTGGCCGGTCCGGAGCGTATGGGCCGGGCCATCAAGAGGATCGAGGACGAGCTCGCCGAGCGGCTCCAGGTCCTGGAGAGCCAGAACAAGCTGGTGGAGGCGCAGCGGCTCCGGATGCGCACCACGTACGACCTCGAAATGATGCAGCAAATGGGGTTCTGCAACGGCATTGAAAACTACTCCTCGCACATCGACGGACGTGCCCGCGGGACCGCGCCGCACTGCCTCATCGATTACTTCCCGGACGATTTCCTGCTGGTCATCGATGAATCGCACGTCACCGTGCCGCAGATCGGCGCCATGTACGAGGGCGACATGTCCCGCAAGCGGAACCTCGTGGACCACGGCTTCCGGCTGCCCTCGGCGATGGACAACCGCCCGCTCAAGTGGGACGAGTTCCAGGACCGGGTGGGCCAGACCGTGTACCTCTCGGCCACCCCCGGCAAGTACGAACTCGGCAAGGCGGACGGCTTTGTCCAACAGATCATCCGGCCCACCGGCCTGATCGACCCCGAGGTGATCGTCAAGCCCACCAAGGGCCAGATCGACGACCTGCTGGGTGAAATCCGGACCCGTACCGCGAAGAACGAACGCGTCCTGGTCACCACCCTGACGAAGCGGATGGCCGAGGACCTCACCGACTACCTGCTCGGCCACGGGGTCAAGGTCGAATACCTGCACTCCGACGTGGACACGCTCCGCCGCGTCGAACTGCTCCGTGAACTCCGGATGGGTGTCTTTGACGTGCTGGTCGGCATCAACCTGCTCCGTGAGGGCCTCGACCTGCCCGAGGTGTCGCTCGTGAGCATCCTCGACGCCGACAAGGAGGGCTTCCTGCGCTCCTCCACGTCGCTGATCCAGACCATCGGCCGCGCCGCCCGCAATGTCTCCGGCGAGGTGCACATGTATGCGGACAAGATCACCGACTCGATGGCGCACGCCATTGATGAAACTAACCGGCGCCGAGCGATCCAGGTCGCGTACAACACCGAAAAGGGGATCGACCCGCAACCGCTGCGGAAGAAGATCGCCGACATCACGGACCAGATCAACAAGGAGGACGCCGACACCCGCGAGCTGCTGGCCAGCGCCGGCAAGGCCCGCGGCAAGGGCAAGGGCGCGGCGAAGGTCCGGGCGGACGGCCTGGCGGCCGCGCCGGCCGAGGACCTGGTGGGGCTGATCGAACAGCTCACGGAACAGATGCATGCCGCCGCCGGTGAGCTCCAGTTCGAACTGGCCGCCCGGCTCCGTGACGAGGTCGGGGAACTCAAGAAGGAACTGCGCCAGATGCAGTCCGCCGGTCACGCCTAG
- a CDS encoding TerC family protein produces the protein MPELPVWFEVGSFVVLGIILAIDLLLVLKRPHEPSMKEAGLWVAFYIALALVFAGAMFAFTGPEYGGQFLAGWVTEYSLSIDNLFVFIIIMARFSVPRKYQQEVLMVGIIIALILRGIFILLGAIVIEQFSWVFYIFGAFLLWTAWKQAQDDGHEEEDKENPLIARIRKVLPMSEKYDGGKLRTVVDGKKVFTPMLIVFVTIGLTDLLFAVDSIPAIFGLTQSAFIVFTANIFALMGLRQLYFLLGGLMTRLIYLKHALSVILAFIGVKLVLHAMHVNELPFINGGQHIEWAPEIPTFVSLGVIIGTIVIAVIASLISSKAAQTKIDARLDEDSRKSLSDAE, from the coding sequence GTGCCCGAACTTCCCGTCTGGTTTGAGGTCGGCTCCTTTGTCGTCCTCGGCATCATCCTTGCCATCGACCTGCTGCTGGTCCTCAAGCGCCCGCACGAGCCCTCCATGAAGGAGGCCGGGCTGTGGGTTGCCTTCTACATCGCCCTCGCCCTGGTCTTCGCCGGGGCCATGTTCGCTTTCACCGGCCCCGAGTATGGCGGCCAGTTCCTCGCCGGCTGGGTGACGGAATACAGCCTCAGCATCGACAACCTGTTTGTCTTCATCATCATCATGGCCCGCTTCTCGGTACCCCGTAAGTACCAGCAGGAAGTGCTGATGGTCGGCATCATCATCGCGCTGATCCTCCGCGGCATCTTCATCCTGCTCGGTGCCATTGTGATCGAACAGTTCAGCTGGGTCTTCTACATCTTCGGTGCCTTCCTGCTGTGGACCGCATGGAAGCAGGCCCAGGACGACGGCCACGAAGAAGAGGACAAGGAAAACCCGCTGATCGCCAGGATCCGCAAGGTCCTGCCCATGTCGGAAAAGTACGACGGCGGCAAACTCCGCACCGTAGTGGACGGCAAGAAGGTCTTCACACCCATGCTGATCGTCTTCGTGACCATCGGCCTGACGGACCTGCTCTTCGCAGTGGACTCCATCCCGGCCATCTTCGGCCTGACCCAGAGCGCGTTCATCGTCTTCACCGCCAACATCTTCGCCCTGATGGGCCTGCGGCAGCTGTACTTCCTCCTCGGCGGCCTCATGACGCGCCTGATCTACCTCAAGCACGCACTCTCGGTGATCCTCGCGTTCATCGGCGTGAAGCTGGTGCTGCACGCCATGCACGTCAACGAACTGCCCTTCATCAACGGCGGCCAGCACATCGAATGGGCCCCCGAGATCCCCACCTTCGTCTCCCTAGGGGTGATCATCGGGACCATCGTCATCGCCGTGATCGCCAGCCTGATCAGCTCCAAGGCAGCGCAGACGAAGATCGACGCCCGGCTCGACGAGGATTCCCGCAAGAGCCTGAGCGACGCAGAGTAG
- a CDS encoding MFS transporter, which yields MKIFDATAVNSTALDPRRVQRRTVWVLSSAQLLSGIGNGASLSVGSLLAVQLSGSNAWAGSVTTTMTLGAAAAALPLAGLAGRRGRRASLVTGLLAAMAGAGLVIVSTVTGSFPVLLLAAALLGLGTAANLQARFAAVDLADPEHRGRSLAIVVWAVTVGAVAGPNLIRPGALVGEALGLPALAGPFVFSTAGLALAALLLIIGLRPDPLLLAARLRSGGQPTAAITDSAGGAAGQAKGTSGARRRHGLRHGMRAIQASPRARLALVAVIAAHGCMAAVMSMTPLHLQLLTEGPLANMPSGHAHAASTDVLVLIGFTISLHIAGMYALSPVMGWLTDKTGRLPVILLGYGLILLSVLVAGFGQAEPALVTVGLVLLGLGWSAATIAGSTLLAESVGADDRVLVQGVSDTMMGIAGAVGAGFSGLVMSGVGYQGLNLAAAGVALAVFAAALRAAAQGRRLHAAA from the coding sequence GTGAAAATCTTTGACGCAACAGCAGTGAACAGTACGGCGCTGGACCCGCGACGGGTCCAGCGCCGTACTGTTTGGGTGTTAAGCTCCGCGCAGCTGCTCAGCGGAATAGGCAACGGCGCCAGCCTGTCGGTCGGATCGCTGCTGGCCGTCCAGCTTTCCGGCTCCAACGCCTGGGCCGGGTCGGTCACCACCACCATGACGCTCGGCGCCGCTGCGGCCGCCCTTCCGCTCGCGGGACTGGCCGGGCGCCGCGGTCGGCGGGCCTCGCTCGTCACGGGTCTGCTCGCAGCCATGGCCGGCGCCGGCCTGGTGATCGTGTCCACGGTGACGGGAAGCTTCCCGGTGCTGCTGCTGGCGGCGGCCCTTCTGGGACTCGGCACGGCCGCCAACCTGCAGGCCCGGTTCGCCGCCGTCGACCTCGCCGATCCGGAGCACCGCGGACGCTCCCTGGCGATCGTCGTGTGGGCCGTGACCGTCGGCGCCGTCGCCGGTCCCAACCTGATCCGCCCCGGCGCCCTGGTCGGAGAAGCCCTCGGCCTGCCCGCCTTGGCCGGTCCCTTCGTGTTCTCGACGGCCGGGCTGGCACTCGCCGCCCTGCTGCTGATCATCGGCTTGCGGCCGGACCCGCTGCTGCTCGCCGCGCGGCTTCGTTCCGGCGGCCAGCCCACGGCCGCTATTACGGACAGCGCCGGAGGCGCCGCTGGACAGGCCAAAGGCACGTCCGGGGCCCGACGGCGGCACGGCCTCCGTCACGGCATGCGCGCCATCCAGGCCTCTCCGCGGGCACGGCTGGCCCTCGTCGCCGTGATTGCAGCCCACGGCTGTATGGCCGCCGTGATGTCGATGACGCCCCTGCACCTGCAGCTGCTGACCGAGGGCCCGCTGGCCAACATGCCGTCCGGCCACGCCCACGCCGCCAGCACCGACGTCCTGGTCCTCATCGGATTCACCATCTCGCTGCACATCGCCGGAATGTACGCGCTCTCGCCGGTCATGGGCTGGCTGACCGACAAAACGGGCAGGCTCCCGGTCATCCTGCTGGGCTACGGCCTGATCCTGCTGTCCGTCCTGGTGGCCGGCTTCGGCCAGGCCGAGCCGGCCCTGGTGACGGTCGGACTCGTGCTGCTCGGGCTGGGCTGGTCCGCGGCCACCATCGCCGGTTCCACCCTGCTGGCCGAGAGTGTCGGCGCGGATGACCGCGTCCTCGTCCAGGGCGTCTCGGACACCATGATGGGGATCGCCGGCGCGGTCGGGGCGGGGTTCTCCGGGCTGGTGATGAGCGGCGTCGGCTACCAGGGCCTCAACCTGGCGGCCGCCGGCGTCGCACTGGCAGTGTTTGCGGCCGCCCTGCGCGCGGCGGCCCAAGGCCGCCGGCTCCACGCGGCAGCCTGA
- a CDS encoding alpha/beta fold hydrolase — MTGSGAADLLEAARPPVPHTIKARHEYRGMRTAEHYFEVPLDHFGGDAAAGETITVFAREYVSTDHTEEEAARLPWLLYLQGGPGGRGNRLPSLGGWSKAAAKDFRILMLDQRGTGLSSAIDRNTLPLRGNVADQAEYLAHFRADSIVADAEAIRLALGSAPWTIYGQSYGGFCALSYLSFAPEGLREALITGGLAPLAGPADRVYRATFQRVAARNAEYFGRYPEDRAAVTRIARHLRDTEEYLPDGERLTVERFQMVGSFLGGNTRVDALHHLLEDAFVGTPGGDRLSDAFLDQVRGLVSRSANPLYALMHESIYGQGESTDWAAWRVLQDFPEFSPESPEPLLTGEMVYPWYFEQDPALRPLQNVAGLLAEKEDWPHLYDPERLALNTVPVAAAVYTDDIYVDRDLSLETAAAVRGLQVWESADFHHDGIADDGEGIFARLLGLTRSVRT, encoded by the coding sequence ATGACCGGATCCGGTGCCGCGGACCTGCTCGAGGCGGCGCGCCCGCCGGTCCCCCACACCATCAAGGCGCGGCATGAATACCGCGGGATGCGCACCGCGGAACACTACTTCGAGGTGCCGCTAGACCACTTCGGCGGCGACGCGGCCGCCGGTGAGACCATCACCGTCTTTGCCCGCGAATACGTCTCCACGGACCACACGGAGGAGGAGGCCGCCCGGCTCCCGTGGCTCCTCTACCTCCAGGGCGGTCCGGGCGGCCGCGGCAACCGGCTCCCGTCCCTGGGCGGCTGGAGCAAGGCCGCCGCCAAGGACTTCCGCATCCTCATGCTGGACCAGCGCGGCACCGGCCTGTCCTCCGCGATCGACCGCAACACCCTGCCGCTGCGCGGCAACGTCGCCGACCAGGCAGAGTACCTGGCGCACTTCCGGGCGGACTCGATCGTCGCCGACGCGGAGGCCATCCGGCTGGCACTGGGGTCCGCGCCATGGACCATCTACGGCCAAAGCTACGGGGGCTTCTGCGCCCTCAGCTATCTCTCCTTCGCCCCGGAAGGCCTTCGCGAAGCCCTGATCACCGGAGGGCTCGCCCCACTTGCAGGGCCGGCGGACCGGGTCTACCGGGCGACCTTCCAGCGGGTGGCGGCCCGCAACGCCGAGTACTTCGGACGGTACCCCGAGGACCGTGCGGCAGTCACCCGGATCGCCCGGCACCTGCGCGACACTGAGGAATACCTGCCCGACGGCGAACGCCTCACCGTGGAGCGCTTCCAGATGGTGGGTTCCTTCCTCGGCGGGAACACCCGGGTGGATGCGCTGCACCACCTGCTGGAGGATGCCTTCGTCGGCACACCCGGCGGCGACCGCCTCTCGGACGCCTTCCTCGACCAGGTCCGCGGGCTCGTGTCCCGGTCCGCCAACCCGTTGTACGCGCTGATGCACGAATCGATCTACGGCCAGGGCGAGTCCACCGACTGGGCCGCCTGGCGGGTCCTGCAGGACTTCCCGGAGTTCTCCCCGGAGTCCCCCGAGCCGCTGCTCACCGGCGAGATGGTCTACCCCTGGTACTTCGAGCAGGATCCCGCGCTCCGGCCGCTGCAAAACGTCGCCGGACTGCTCGCGGAAAAGGAAGACTGGCCGCACCTGTATGACCCCGAACGGCTCGCCCTCAACACCGTTCCGGTGGCCGCGGCGGTGTACACCGACGACATCTACGTGGACCGCGATCTCTCGCTTGAGACGGCCGCGGCTGTCCGCGGCCTGCAGGTGTGGGAGTCGGCGGACTTCCACCATGACGGCATCGCGGACGACGGCGAGGGCATCTTCGCCCGGCTGCTCGGCTTGACCCGCTCCGTCCGGACCTAA
- a CDS encoding GNAT family N-acetyltransferase produces the protein MSVIRPATANDVPTILQMIHDLAVYEKEPDAVRNTPEMLSEVLFGENPRVFAAMAENEAGEVRGFALWFLNYSTWEGVHGIYLEDLYVRPEARGEGHGKALLQHLAATAVDRGYARVEWSVLDWNEPSINFYKKLGANPMEEWSTFRLTGDALEAFGARKAEARG, from the coding sequence ATGAGTGTAATCCGGCCCGCGACGGCGAACGATGTCCCCACAATCCTGCAGATGATCCATGACCTGGCCGTCTACGAGAAGGAGCCGGACGCCGTCCGGAACACTCCGGAGATGCTCAGCGAGGTCCTGTTCGGCGAGAACCCGCGGGTGTTCGCCGCCATGGCCGAGAACGAGGCCGGCGAGGTCCGGGGCTTCGCCCTCTGGTTCCTGAACTACTCCACGTGGGAAGGCGTCCACGGCATCTACCTGGAGGACCTCTACGTGCGGCCGGAAGCCCGCGGCGAGGGCCACGGCAAGGCACTCCTGCAGCATCTGGCCGCGACAGCCGTGGACCGCGGCTACGCGAGGGTTGAATGGAGCGTCCTGGACTGGAACGAGCCCTCCATCAATTTCTACAAGAAACTCGGCGCCAACCCGATGGAGGAATGGTCCACGTTCCGCCTCACCGGCGACGCGCTGGAAGCGTTTGGCGCCCGCAAGGCCGAAGCCCGTGGCTGA
- a CDS encoding DEAD/DEAH box helicase → MKLVDQLPAPAARVPGRAGLDPDELYTRFVEWTETRGLALYTAQDEAIMELASGANVILATPTGSGKSLVAIAVHFQAMARGQRSYYTAPIKALVSEKFFALCEIFGAENVGMITGDSGVNQDAPIICCTAEILANIALREGAAAELGAVIMDEFHFYSDPQRGWAWQVPLLELPQAQFLLMSATLGDVSRFEAGITELTGRPTTTVSSVERPIPLHYYYEQTPVHETLEELLATNQVPVYVVHFSQVEAIDRAQNLMSINVCTREEKDKIAELIAGFRFAAGFGKTLNRLVRHGIGVHHAGMLPKYRRLVEQLAQAGLLKVICGTDTLGVGINVPIRTVLLTALSKYDGVRTRLLNSREFHQIAGRAGRAGYDTAGTVVVQAPEHVTENVKAMAKATAKFGDDQKKLRQVVKKKPPEGFVSWGEPTYTRLVESVPDPLTSSFTVTHAMLMNLMERPGDPFKAARRLLTENHETRSSQLQLMKKALGIYRELLAAGVVERIPPEEQGMDGRTVRLTVHLQANFALNQPLSPFALAALELLDPESPSYALDVVSVIESTLEKPRQILSAQLKKARGEAVAAMKADGIDYDQRMAMLDEVTYPQPLAELLGEAFEVYRRAAPWIGDFELAPKSVVRDMYERAMNFGEFVQFYGLARSEGIVLRYLADGFKALRQTVPQDALREDLEDLIAWLGELVRQVDSSLLDEWEELTSGKAPTPHDAPPPPPPSLTSNVRAFRVMVRNEMFRRVELFADEDAAALGELDAGTGWDAERWEDVLDDYFDEHDDIGTGPDARGPGLLIITEEPGTWKVRQIFEDPAGNHDWGISAEVDLAASDETGTAVVRVTDVNRL, encoded by the coding sequence ATGAAACTTGTTGATCAGCTCCCCGCCCCGGCCGCCCGAGTCCCAGGCCGGGCAGGCCTCGACCCGGACGAGCTCTACACCCGCTTCGTCGAGTGGACGGAAACCCGCGGGCTGGCCCTGTACACCGCCCAGGACGAGGCCATCATGGAGCTTGCCTCCGGCGCCAATGTCATCCTGGCCACCCCCACCGGCTCAGGGAAATCCCTGGTTGCCATCGCTGTCCACTTCCAGGCCATGGCCCGCGGACAGCGCAGCTACTACACCGCACCGATCAAGGCACTCGTCTCGGAGAAATTTTTCGCCCTGTGCGAGATCTTCGGTGCCGAGAACGTCGGCATGATCACCGGCGACTCCGGCGTCAACCAGGACGCGCCGATCATCTGCTGCACCGCGGAAATCCTGGCCAATATCGCCCTCCGCGAGGGTGCCGCCGCCGAGCTTGGCGCCGTCATCATGGACGAGTTCCACTTCTACTCCGACCCGCAGCGCGGCTGGGCCTGGCAGGTGCCGCTGCTGGAACTGCCCCAGGCCCAGTTCCTGCTGATGTCCGCAACACTGGGCGATGTCAGCCGCTTCGAAGCCGGCATCACGGAGCTGACCGGCCGCCCGACGACGACCGTCAGTTCCGTGGAGCGGCCCATCCCGTTGCACTACTACTACGAGCAGACGCCGGTCCACGAGACCCTCGAGGAGCTCCTCGCGACGAACCAGGTTCCCGTGTACGTCGTGCACTTTAGCCAGGTGGAGGCGATCGACCGGGCCCAGAACCTGATGAGCATCAACGTCTGCACCCGCGAGGAGAAGGACAAGATCGCGGAGCTGATCGCCGGCTTCCGCTTCGCCGCCGGTTTTGGCAAGACCCTGAACCGGCTGGTCCGGCACGGCATCGGCGTGCATCACGCCGGCATGCTGCCCAAGTACCGCCGGCTGGTGGAACAGCTCGCCCAGGCCGGACTGCTCAAGGTCATCTGCGGGACCGACACGCTCGGCGTGGGCATCAACGTCCCCATCCGAACCGTGCTGCTCACCGCGCTGAGCAAGTACGACGGCGTCCGCACCCGGCTGCTGAACTCCCGCGAATTCCACCAGATCGCCGGCCGCGCCGGGCGGGCCGGCTACGACACCGCCGGGACCGTCGTGGTCCAGGCCCCCGAGCACGTGACCGAAAACGTCAAGGCGATGGCGAAGGCCACGGCCAAGTTCGGCGACGACCAGAAGAAACTCCGCCAGGTGGTCAAGAAGAAGCCGCCGGAGGGCTTCGTGTCCTGGGGCGAACCGACGTACACGCGCCTGGTGGAGTCCGTTCCGGATCCGCTGACGTCGAGCTTCACGGTGACCCACGCGATGCTGATGAACCTGATGGAACGGCCGGGAGATCCGTTCAAGGCCGCCCGCCGCCTGCTCACCGAGAACCATGAAACGCGCTCGTCCCAGCTCCAGCTCATGAAGAAGGCCCTCGGGATCTACCGCGAACTGCTGGCCGCCGGCGTCGTGGAGCGGATCCCGCCCGAGGAGCAGGGAATGGACGGCCGCACCGTCCGCCTGACCGTCCACCTGCAGGCCAACTTCGCCCTGAACCAGCCACTGTCCCCCTTCGCCCTCGCGGCGCTGGAACTGCTGGATCCGGAGTCGCCGTCGTACGCCCTGGACGTCGTGTCCGTGATCGAGTCGACGCTGGAAAAGCCCCGGCAGATCCTGTCCGCGCAGCTGAAGAAGGCCCGCGGCGAGGCGGTCGCCGCGATGAAGGCGGACGGCATCGACTACGACCAGCGCATGGCCATGCTCGATGAGGTCACCTACCCCCAGCCGCTCGCGGAACTCCTCGGCGAGGCCTTCGAGGTCTACCGCCGGGCCGCGCCCTGGATCGGCGACTTTGAGCTTGCGCCCAAGTCGGTGGTCCGGGACATGTACGAGCGGGCGATGAACTTTGGCGAGTTCGTCCAGTTCTACGGGCTGGCACGGTCCGAGGGCATCGTGCTGCGCTATCTCGCCGACGGCTTCAAGGCGCTGCGGCAGACCGTCCCGCAGGACGCGCTCCGCGAAGACCTCGAGGACCTTATCGCGTGGCTCGGCGAACTGGTCCGCCAGGTCGACTCCAGCCTGCTGGATGAGTGGGAGGAGCTCACCTCCGGCAAGGCGCCGACGCCCCACGACGCGCCGCCGCCCCCGCCGCCGTCGCTGACCTCCAACGTCCGGGCCTTCCGGGTCATGGTCCGCAATGAGATGTTCCGCCGGGTGGAGCTCTTCGCGGACGAGGACGCCGCTGCCCTCGGCGAACTCGACGCCGGCACCGGCTGGGACGCCGAGCGCTGGGAAGACGTGCTGGATGACTACTTCGACGAACACGACGACATCGGCACGGGCCCGGACGCCCGCGGCCCGGGCCTGCTGATCATCACCGAGGAACCCGGGACGTGGAAGGTGCGGCAGATCTTCGAGGACCCGGCCGGGAACCACGACTGGGGCATCTCCGCCGAGGTGGACCTCGCGGCATCGGACGAGACCGGCACCGCCGTCGTGCGCGTGACGGACGTGAACCGGCTCTAG
- a CDS encoding trans-aconitate 2-methyltransferase produces MKWDPAKYVQFGDYRDRPYFDLTARIHADAPRHVVDLGCGPGNLTATLAERWSEAEVTGLDSSAEMLAQSAAHTRRLPNLSFGRADIAGWMPTDETDVVVTNAALQWVPGHRDMLARWLAALKPGAWFALQVPGNFNAPSHTLMRGLAESTAWADRLAGVLRHADVAGEPDDYLEIMLDAGCDADAWETTYYQLLPGENPVLEWVRGTGLRPVLAALSAPDARDFEAEYSARLAEAYPAGPHGTVFPFRRIFAVARKRE; encoded by the coding sequence GTGAAATGGGATCCCGCGAAGTATGTGCAGTTCGGTGACTACCGGGACCGGCCGTACTTCGACCTGACGGCCCGGATCCATGCGGACGCACCCCGCCACGTGGTCGACCTCGGCTGCGGTCCCGGGAACCTGACGGCCACCCTGGCTGAGCGCTGGTCCGAGGCGGAGGTCACCGGCCTGGACTCGTCAGCGGAGATGCTGGCCCAGTCTGCGGCGCACACCCGGCGGCTGCCCAATCTGTCGTTTGGCCGGGCGGATATCGCCGGCTGGATGCCCACTGACGAGACCGACGTCGTCGTCACCAACGCAGCCCTGCAATGGGTGCCCGGCCACCGGGACATGCTGGCCCGCTGGCTCGCCGCCCTAAAGCCCGGAGCCTGGTTCGCGCTGCAGGTCCCCGGCAACTTCAACGCCCCGTCGCACACGCTTATGCGCGGGCTGGCGGAGTCCACTGCGTGGGCGGACCGGCTCGCCGGTGTGCTGCGCCACGCCGACGTCGCGGGCGAACCGGACGACTACCTGGAGATCATGCTCGACGCCGGCTGCGACGCGGACGCGTGGGAGACCACGTATTACCAGCTCCTTCCAGGCGAAAATCCCGTGCTGGAGTGGGTGCGCGGCACCGGACTCCGGCCGGTCCTTGCCGCCCTGTCCGCCCCGGACGCCCGCGACTTCGAAGCGGAATACTCGGCCCGGCTGGCCGAGGCCTATCCGGCCGGGCCGCACGGAACTGTGTTCCCGTTCCGCCGGATCTTCGCCGTGGCCCGCAAGCGGGAATGA